The Cohnella abietis genome has a segment encoding these proteins:
- a CDS encoding DUF5132 domain-containing protein — MPRNIEKLIMGAALVAASSVILPIAKSTLRPLLASGLTAGEGLMNRARSYVQIAKEEVEDIVAEAQFERMKKQLDKEIALMETDNTVGAGS; from the coding sequence ATGCCAAGAAACATCGAAAAACTGATTATGGGAGCTGCTCTCGTCGCAGCCTCCTCAGTTATTCTGCCGATTGCAAAATCAACATTGCGTCCCTTGCTGGCAAGTGGATTAACGGCAGGGGAGGGGCTCATGAATCGTGCCCGATCCTATGTTCAAATCGCGAAGGAAGAAGTTGAGGATATCGTGGCAGAGGCTCAATTCGAACGAATGAAGAAGCAGCTCGATAAAGAAATTGCATTAATGGAAACAGATAATACAGTTGGTGCAGGGAGCTGA
- a CDS encoding metallophosphoesterase yields the protein MQKVFFISDHHFGHKNIIDFESRPFKEVDEMTTEMIAKWNSVVGENDKVFHLGDFSFLNKEKTKAIVDKLNGYKILILGNHDRGRSRSWWLDVGFNEVSEYPIIYNNFFFLSHEPMYMNKHMPFVNVHGHIHGQKYEGKNYFNVCVEHWDYTPLTFEQIRDSVVVSEEQ from the coding sequence ATGCAAAAAGTATTTTTTATTTCAGATCATCATTTTGGTCATAAAAATATTATTGATTTTGAATCTAGACCGTTTAAAGAAGTTGATGAAATGACTACAGAAATGATTGCTAAATGGAACTCAGTAGTAGGGGAAAACGATAAAGTATTTCATTTAGGTGATTTTTCATTCTTAAATAAAGAGAAGACAAAGGCTATTGTTGATAAGCTTAACGGCTACAAGATTTTGATTTTAGGTAATCATGATAGGGGCAGATCAAGAAGCTGGTGGCTAGATGTTGGCTTTAATGAAGTTAGTGAATACCCGATTATTTACAATAATTTCTTCTTTCTCAGCCACGAGCCAATGTACATGAATAAACATATGCCGTTTGTTAATGTACATGGTCATATTCATGGACAGAAATATGAGGGTAAAAATTATTTCAATGTGTGTGTGGAGCATTGGGACTATACGCCGTTAACATTCGAGCAGATTCGTGATTCTGTTGTCGTAAGCGAGGAACAATGA
- the coaD gene encoding pantetheine-phosphate adenylyltransferase, protein MMKAVYAGSFDPITLGHVSVIERAASMFDEVHIVVANNRDKKHLFNIDQRTEMVVLSLELINKVKVIPFEGIVADYINQNQIDVVIRGIRNATDLEYELQLEQYIRNTTKADTIYLSPYTQNMQTSSSLVRMFVNSDKIELAKAYMDDKAFGKMVLYSK, encoded by the coding sequence ATGATGAAAGCTGTGTATGCTGGTAGTTTCGATCCAATAACTCTTGGGCATGTGTCTGTAATTGAAAGAGCAGCTAGCATGTTTGATGAAGTTCATATTGTTGTAGCTAATAATCGCGACAAGAAGCATTTATTTAATATCGATCAACGTACAGAAATGGTCGTACTTTCTCTTGAACTAATCAATAAGGTGAAGGTTATACCATTTGAAGGAATTGTTGCGGACTACATCAACCAAAATCAAATTGATGTTGTCATTCGTGGCATTAGAAATGCAACAGATCTAGAATATGAGCTGCAGCTAGAACAATATATTCGCAATACGACCAAGGCGGATACAATCTATTTGTCTCCTTATACACAAAATATGCAAACAAGTAGCTCTTTGGTTAGAATGTTTGTTAACTCTGATAAAATCGAATTGGCAAAAGCTTATATGGATGATAAAGCATTTGGGAAAATGGTGTTATACAGTAAATGA
- a CDS encoding DUF6786 family protein, with the protein MSNTLISQLQQFGHTYADLSHEDGGRLIILEKGARALEMITAEETDSAFWRDPSALTADDNWNSGGDRTWVSPELEYFKDSSGNYQIPAHLDPGSWKLTQLSPSQAIARMTCELRHCSSSKEVKIDLEKRYTLLPNPLSMNMSSTLPDCSSISYMGYEVCTEMNLTPVNWNSTPADNSSSSSGYCNLWSIMQVPPGGTILAPTYGSVRPLTMFSQTENIEMTLLPNGLQLPCKGPSSFKLSIDALSSTGRYGYLRQINDKKSSLIVRQFSVNPTGIYPDYPPNQPNHLGSCMQFYFDGGQLGHFAELEYHSPALPIDVQGQSTDVSQLYYFVGDTPAIQEIARVFLGFHS; encoded by the coding sequence TATTCTAGAGAAGGGTGCACGAGCTCTGGAAATGATCACCGCTGAGGAAACCGATTCCGCTTTCTGGCGAGATCCGAGCGCTCTCACTGCCGACGACAATTGGAATTCAGGTGGTGATCGCACATGGGTAAGTCCCGAGCTCGAATATTTCAAAGACAGCTCCGGTAATTATCAAATACCTGCACATTTGGATCCCGGAAGCTGGAAGCTAACGCAGCTATCTCCCTCGCAAGCTATTGCGAGAATGACCTGTGAGCTGCGGCATTGTTCTTCGTCCAAGGAAGTGAAGATCGATCTTGAGAAGCGTTATACGCTTCTGCCAAATCCACTCTCTATGAATATGTCTTCTACCCTACCAGATTGTTCGAGCATTTCTTATATGGGATATGAAGTCTGTACCGAGATGAACCTGACTCCCGTTAATTGGAATTCAACACCCGCGGACAACAGCTCTTCCTCTTCTGGCTACTGCAATCTATGGAGTATTATGCAAGTGCCGCCTGGTGGAACGATTCTGGCTCCAACCTACGGTTCCGTGCGTCCATTAACGATGTTCTCCCAGACGGAAAATATCGAAATGACTTTACTGCCCAATGGACTACAGCTCCCTTGTAAAGGTCCGAGCAGCTTTAAGCTCTCCATCGACGCCCTATCCTCAACAGGGAGATACGGGTATTTACGCCAAATAAACGATAAGAAAAGCAGCCTCATCGTCCGGCAATTCAGTGTAAATCCTACCGGTATTTATCCGGATTATCCTCCTAATCAACCTAATCACTTAGGATCGTGCATGCAATTCTACTTCGACGGGGGACAGTTAGGGCATTTTGCGGAGCTTGAATATCATTCCCCCGCCCTTCCCATCGATGTTCAAGGCCAGTCGACAGACGTCTCACAGCTGTATTATTTTGTAGGTGACACGCCAGCCATTCAAGAAATTGCTAGAGTATTTCTCGGTTTTCACTCGTAG